AAAGGATACTTTAGATATGAAATAGTCCCTTGGCCAATTTGAAGATAGGTATATCTAGGTAAGCTTGGGCCAGAGGAGTGTGATATTTTTCAGGCTCAAATTTAAGTGTGGGATATTCGGTTTATTATGATTCGTAAGTTTGGATTAACATAACTCAAAAGgagtataataatattattttgatataattcaaactaaatttaaatttctttaattactataattaaatttgagtttttttgaaAAGAGTTCGTGGAACACAAACTTAGACGCAAACTTAAAGCTTTCTAATTGTGTCAAACTTGGCCCTCTCCTCAATTTAGCggttaaatcatttatttatttgtttgtttttaagaaTATGTTTCCTTAAATTGGACGCTAGATCGGGAGAGGAGTCATCTCCATGCAGGATTCTGATTTTTATGGCCTGCCTAGCCACAGAAGCTAGCAATGTCCACATGGAACCATTCATGcagtaaattttgtttattttcagaATCACAAACTTCAATGGCGCTGCATGTTGAGCACCTGTCCCCTCTCTCAACTCAACGTGGATTCTCCTCTCTGCTAATCTCCCCCACCACAACAAAACCATGAAAAATCATCATAAGCGAtctttacaattttaattatataattaatacatcTTTAAACACAAGTTATTCATGGATTAACTGATAAAATATAACCTTGATTACAATTAAACACTCAGGTTTACACCCTGCTGCTCTTTCATTGATTCATTAATTGGAACTACTAATTAAACCCAGAGTTAGTTCCAACCCAACCGTGCTCAACTGTTGGCTCCGGTGCATCGCTGAACCTGAACCCTCCACGGTCTCCACCGAGCTTTCTGTATTGCCGATCGGAGTCAGCCATATTGGTGAGTCAAGACCCGGATAAGCCCTACCATTGGTTGAGTCAGTTACAGGTGCAGGGGCTTTGGGCCTGCGGTTCCAGGATCGCTTCATGCGGGGGGTCTTGGTCGTGGTGGTGACGCCTGAACTGGAATTTGGATCCTTGGAGACATGGCGGATGTCGTAGAACTTGAGAGGAGGAATCTGGTGTAATGCAGAAGCAGTTGTTGTGGCTGTAGTAGTTGTTGATGAAttagaagaagaataagagGACGAAGGAGGATTTTGCATGATGGGTTTGCCTTTGAGAACAGCGTCAACCGCCGCTTGACATTGAACCCATTTCCCTGACCAAAGCAACCCCACTGAACCCGATATCGGATCCACAATCCGCCCACAAGCCTCGTACAAAAGGGACCTAAATATAGCTgcaaatcatatataaatataataagtcacgttcattattaattatatatcaaagtCACACGAGAGAgcatataaatattataccaGGACGAAGGTGTTGGGGGCCAGCTTCTAGGAGATTGATAAGGCCGGCGCGGCCATAGAATTTGGCGAGAAAGAGAGTTGCATTGGCTTGGGATTCGGAAGATCTGATCCAATCAAGGCAAGGTTTGATGGTGCAATCATCACTGCAACCTTTTCTAAGGATTCTACAGCCGTTGCAACTCATCCTCATCCTAGCTGATAATTTGCAGAGaattgaggaagaagaagaagaagaagaaggggaAATGTACGGAAAAGTAGAGGGGGAAGAGAGGAGTATTTATTGAAGAAGAGAAGTGACAAATAGAGTTGTgagttgtaaataaaaaaaggttcCAAGGGCGCAGTGGTTTTTGTAATTTCCAAAGGGGTAGTGAGAAGACAATGAAAGTGCTCAAAACCAGGGGTTTGTGTTTTTCTGCCAAATTTCCCTAATTTTAATCAGGTAGTAAatgttttgaagaaaatttttactattattgttgtttttggAAAACAATAATTCTTTATGCTCTCTGTGTCGgaccataaaaataaaacttaaaaatgaatattaaataaaaataaaatataaatatcttcAAGGATAGAAGTGTATATAATTCGGTTCAAATTGTAAAACTAAACTgaactgtttaaaaattatagtttggttttgttttgtttgtaaaatggtttggtttagcTTAGAATATtccaaattgtttttttttctagtttgaaTTACGATTTAGGcgattttcaaatcaaaccaaacaataaattgttttgttttaaaaaatatatatatatataaaaccatatttgacaaaatttttcaatcaataattaaatgtataacttgttttttcatatttattttatcattttcttaatatgtatattgtatatatattttatattaatttttttacatttatattatattttaaaaaattataattcaattaattttagtaaataatatatacatttagaaatgaatgattttaaaatatttaaactatgaTAGCTAAATcgtgtattgtattatatattaaaaacctaaGTTCTTATATCGTATATTATATCGTaggatacattttttaaaaattaaaataataaaatattaataaaataatactatatcaTAAGTAACATgtcttcattttaaaaaaatcacaaacactgttaacattttaaaatttttcatatgcaCTCCTAATGCActattatttaatctaaaaagtatatcaattcgtataaataatatgtatcgtattataGAATACGTATTgtattgtaaaataaatttattgtatcgtattaatttgatataccttatgatatgtatcatttcttatttgtattgtatcgtataatAGGATATGATACATTTTTATATTGGCAACTATGGTTCATACCATTatacaaactgaatcaaactgtattttttttaattttgtttgaaacttaaaacgatttgatttgatttgaaaatttttcaaacaatttttttcaatttggttttaaaaagcTTTCGAACCACACCAAACTAGACCGTGCACACCCCTATCTAAGGgtttaaaattcattaatgatatattaaaatcaaactcttaattaaATTCTGTGTCAATAAAGAACTAATGAAATATGaagaaatcaattaaaattttaggaacTATGTCCAATCTTTTACATAtactaacaataaatataaatacatgtataaagtacaaataataatgtcttattatttgatttagtgatttaaaattattgataaaataacactaaatcaCCCTAAAACAGGTAAGTATTTATACTCAAATTTGTACCAATTATTAGCATATATTGTATGGTTTGATTGGAAAATGAGAATTCTATAGATAAggattcaattttcaaattcaaacctaCTCACCAAgattttgttctttgtttttaaCTTGGTTTTAGAATCACCCTACATGCACCATTTTATTACATTCCCACCCATTCCGTTTTCTCTTAACATCACTTGTTTTTTCCCATCTTTTTTATAGGCATGATGCATGAAAATAATCTTGtcgattttatataatattcttCCAACTGTCAAATTCAACTTACTATGACTATAATATaatcatgtgaaaaatatatatatttcatgttaattgtgttataatattgtaaagCCCCAATTCGTCTCCATCATGGTAATGCTAGCTTTTAAGCATTAGAATGAAGTTCCTATATGTGTTAATCAAATGACAACATCAATAAGTATGGTGGATTTGATATAAttcgaattaagtttaaatcaatttaaactcatattgaattaataaatttcaatttaagaTAGTATACAATATCATTAAAGGATTATCGataagataaacaatataattagtaaaataaattatgtcattAAATAGACAAACAAATCAATCtcgatttgaattattgaattaaagcttaaatttaaaatcgatTCAATTGGACTGAActatgaatttaagtcaaactaaattaaattagagaaaGGGTCTAACATGAATATTTGGTGGACATTATGCACATATGTGCAAGAGGCAcgtatatatacatacactaAAACTTGGGGATGCCAAGTGAGTGCTCGGACGGAAATGTAAATTATTGAGCGAGAGGCAAAGGAGATGGCATGGCTAGGCTTATTAGTGGTTGAGAAAAACATGTGCATTGTTGAATGAGTGTTTCATGTCTTGCAATGAAAATGGAGAGTGGAAGATTTTAGAGAAAGTGAGTAACAAACGAAAATTCCAGAAATTGAGGAGTCCGTACATAGtaatagaaattaaagaaaccagaaGTAGTTTTTATAAGAATTGTATTGGGATGGTACTGTGGGCGCACAGAGATTCATTCCTTGATAATAGCCAATGGTTTCAAATTATTGgtttttgggaaattttaatGTGGTATTAACTCgtaattaattcaattcaattcaattaattaaagttgatgagaatctaaatatttattatgtgtCATCTCATCTGTAATCAGTTACAAATAGTTAGTCTATTTTTACAAACCTTTTTCTTACACCAAATACTGGGGCTGTCCCTGTCAACTCAATTGCCAGTTATTCTCAGTAACCTGTATGTAACCCTTCCTGAGTCcaaatttactattattatttatctcaaCCAGTTAAAAGGTTTTATAggtgtaaaatattattaatatatttttataattttataattttaaaaagagtaTTTAATAGATTactaaattataagatttaattataatttttttagttgtaTTCAAGCATAAGTCAATCCATTCTAAGGAC
This sequence is a window from Mangifera indica cultivar Alphonso chromosome 5, CATAS_Mindica_2.1, whole genome shotgun sequence. Protein-coding genes within it:
- the LOC123217518 gene encoding LOB domain-containing protein 42-like, with amino-acid sequence MRMSCNGCRILRKGCSDDCTIKPCLDWIRSSESQANATLFLAKFYGRAGLINLLEAGPQHLRPAIFRSLLYEACGRIVDPISGSVGLLWSGKWVQCQAAVDAVLKGKPIMQNPPSSSYSSSNSSTTTTATTTASALHQIPPLKFYDIRHVSKDPNSSSGVTTTTKTPRMKRSWNRRPKAPAPVTDSTNGRAYPGLDSPIWLTPIGNTESSVETVEGSGSAMHRSQQLSTVGLELTLGLISSSN